In Dehalococcoidia bacterium, the sequence TCCGTATAAGGGGTAGCCATTTTTGAAGCTAAATGAAGCTAACTGTGTCACATAGGACGAATCCAGTTTGCCCGACTTCGCATACGACTGCTGAGCGTCATTTTGCCCCCGAACAAACTGGTCCAAAAAAGGCCAGCGAAAGTCGACAGTTCCATGCCTAGAGTTTTTGACTTCACAGCCCCAGTAAACCAGGCCCGGTGGCTCGTGGAACCGCTGTTCCCCCTGGGTCACCTGTGCGTTGTCCTGGCGCAGTCCGGCGTAGGCAAATCCTTCGCCACCGAGTACCTGGCCGGCTGCGTGGCTTTCGGCAAGGACTACCTGGGAATGAAGACCACCTACGGCAATATACTCATCGTCGACCAGGATACCCCTACCGACGTGCTGGAAGAACGCCTGGGGCGCATCGCCGCCGGCATGGGCGGCCCGCCGCGGTACACCCTGGCCTATGAGTCCATGCAGGACCATGCCTTCAACTGGCGGCTGTACCAGATGATAAACGAGGCCAATCCCGCCCTGGTGGTCATCGACTCCCTGCACTCCCTGTGCGGCAAATCCAACTCCAACTCCACTCTGGACATGAGCAAGCTGGCCGAACTGAAAGCCAGGTGCCTCACCCCGGACCGCACCATCATCATCAATCACCACTTAACAGAGAAGACCGAACACAAAGTAGAAACCTTAATGGACTACAATACCCATCTGTCCGGCATGGGCTCCAGCGTCATCAAACAGCAGTGCGACACCGAATACATCCTGGCCGCCACCGTGTCCGACAACCTCATCGACCGCATGTACCTGCGCCCCATAGCCAAGCGGCAAGCCATCCCCCAGAAAGTAATCACCATGTGCATGGTGGAATCAAGCACCCACCTGACCATGGAATTCGGCGGCTACTACCACGTCAACCTGACCGAGATCGAGTCCGATATGCTTCTGCTCATGGAACTCCAGCCCAAAGACTGGACTATCAAGAAGATGAAAGAAGAATGCGGTGACAAATGGACCGCCAAGGAGATCCGCAAGGCCCTCACCTCTCTGGGCAAGAAAGGCCACTGCCGCATGTCTACCCAGGCCCACAACACCTTCACCTACCGCCTGATCCGTCCCGATGCCTCCCTGCCGCCTTCCAGCATCATCGACACCACCCCCTTGCAACCGGACCCCCCGGGCGGCAACGGCAATGACGGTCATCCACAGCCACAGCTCACTGGGCAACCAGAAGAAGAACCAGAAGTAGAAGA encodes:
- a CDS encoding AAA family ATPase, with the translated sequence MPRVFDFTAPVNQARWLVEPLFPLGHLCVVLAQSGVGKSFATEYLAGCVAFGKDYLGMKTTYGNILIVDQDTPTDVLEERLGRIAAGMGGPPRYTLAYESMQDHAFNWRLYQMINEANPALVVIDSLHSLCGKSNSNSTLDMSKLAELKARCLTPDRTIIINHHLTEKTEHKVETLMDYNTHLSGMGSSVIKQQCDTEYILAATVSDNLIDRMYLRPIAKRQAIPQKVITMCMVESSTHLTMEFGGYYHVNLTEIESDMLLLMELQPKDWTIKKMKEECGDKWTAKEIRKALTSLGKKGHCRMSTQAHNTFTYRLIRPDASLPPSSIIDTTPLQPDPPGGNGNDGHPQPQLTGQPEEEPEVEEVETEEAEIS